In a genomic window of Mycosarcoma maydis chromosome 5, whole genome shotgun sequence:
- a CDS encoding putative G-protein signaling regulator, whose amino-acid sequence MPLSDSSGSLPGDLATRTKQHTTSRMMKTTRRGRPFAKDTHDLFATLIVSLELSTHRQYFKTYHNSFTTDEAAENLSHLKFSQSNRVPDPNEPSRVVTTTTTTTFSMNRDMAKGICQHFMDARLIENAGDASNPVFKDKGVYMLTPKGLHILERFITKNGINGDHLLKVFSSQPICMKLLHLERRASDDELLVNTAVLHVIFRRFVGRSPNYETAPGAGAKADYPDAGVDRTLGIEVADIQEKVKGRGYRTVQHTFNSMSALDWLCDFTTVCGKDEAAEIMAHFQRLDLIHVVLDKSKREMEPYDDRDIIIRVDDRRGGVTDGHYRCHSKTLYGVTEKGRQVARWESTDSPSVVASPSRDDMPKLGDDAAAMHSSKQSQPQTSRDTDSPGSQDSRLARKPSIKLHSESSSTPVTAGAAGIGQGLHDSSSYSSKDSNTNRLKNILEEPALRSLFREFLRQNFCEENLSFWLDVQDFKRRFHTTSSAVAVQTPSKEQKSGVGRRLGRSVTGVLAAGGNKDKSEDESQGLTAMERHQQDLVSMAFVIYDTYLAPSSPCELNIDHNLRTELILYMNKILAEARLSTSSSQTASPSVSTTQLNANVPGSEAHAGHAGEAASIEERKAAVVSKRLRIPLHASQLQVMVRLYERIQDYIFRLMATDSVPRFIKDARFIQLVRSVEEYTEALEAGRIDPQQNAGPAVGRAVFEAMQLKSADMISQKSNDGRPSVDSRSSLSPQKPSSKAVAAIPTHGRVASGVAAPSPSNP is encoded by the coding sequence ATGCCTCTCTCCGACAGCTCCGGAAGCCTGCCTGGCGATTTGGCAACCAGGACCAAACAGCACACCACCAGCCGCATGATGAAGACCACAAGACGTGGCCGTCCCTTTGCCAAggacactcacgacttgttcGCAACCCTCATAgtctcgctcgagctcagcaCGCATCGGCAGTACTTCAAGACCTACCACAACTCCTTCACCACCGACGAGGCGGCCGAGAACCTCTCCCATCTCAAGTTTTCACAGTCCAATCGTGTCCCTGATCCTAACGAGCCCAGTCGTGTAgtcaccaccaccaccaccaccacctttAGCATGAACCGCGACATGGCCAAAGGCATCTGCCAACACTTCATGGACGCGCGCCTTATCGAAAATGCGGGTGACGCTTCCAACCCAGTCTTCAAGGACAAGGGCGTCTACATGCTCACACCCAAGGGTCTACACAttctcgagcgcttcaTCACCAAGAATGGCATCAACGGCGACCATTTACTCAAAGTCTTTTCGTCGCAACCCATCTGCATGAAATTGCTTCACCTCGAGAGGCGTGcctcggacgacgagctgctcgtcaatACTGCCGTGCTCCACGTCATTTTCCGACGTTTTGTTGGACGCTCGCCAAACTACGAGACTGCTCCAGGCGCCGGCGCCAAAGCAGACTATCCTGACGCCGGCGTCGATCGCACCTTGGGTATCGAGGTGGCCGATATTCAGGAAAAAGTCAAAGGTCGTGGATATCGAACCGTACAACATACGTTCAACTCCATGAGTGCTCTCGATTGGCTCTGCGACTTCACAACCGTATGCGGCAAAGACGAGGCAGCCGAGATCATGGCACATTTTCAGCGTCTCGACCTTATCCATGTGGTTCTCGACAAGTCTAAGCGCGAGATGGAACCGTACGACGATCGAGATATCATCATTCGTGTCGATGACAGACGTGGCGGCGTCACCGATGGCCATTATCGCTGCCACTCCAAGACTTTGTATGGTGTTACCGAAAAAGGGCGTCAGGTAGCTCGATGGGAAAGCACTGATTCTCCTTCTGTCGTCGCCAGTCCCTCGAGGGATGACATGCCCAAACTaggcgacgatgcagctgcgatgCATTCCAGCAAACAGAGCCAACCTCAAACATCTCGCGACACAGACAGTCCAGGCTCGCAAGATTCTAGACTTGCCCGCAAGCCTTCCATCAAGCTCCACTCggagagcagctcgactcCGGTCACCGCCGGAGCTGCAGGCATCGGCCAGGGATTGCATGACTCTTCCTCCTACAGCAGCAAGGACAGCAATACCAACCGACTCAAGAATATTCTCGAGGAGCCAGCGCTGCGTTCCCTCTTCCGCGAGTTCTTGCGCCAAAACTTCTGCGAAGAGAATCTTAGCTTTTGGCTCGATGTACAAGACTTTAAGCGTCGTTTCCACACCACCTCGAGTGCCGTGGCTGTACAGACGCCGTCCAAAGAGCAGAAGAGCGGTGTTGGCCGCCGACTCGGACGCAGTGTCACTGGCGTTCTGGCAGCGGGCGGGAACAAGGACAAGAGTGAAGACGAGTCTCAGGGCTTGACTGCGATGGAAAGACACCAGCAGGATCTGGTCAGCATGGCCTTTGTCATTTACGACACCTACCTGGCTCCCTCTTCACCTTGCGAGCTGAACATCGACCACAACCTTCGCACGGAACTGATTCTCTATATGAACAAGATCTTGGCCGAAGCGCGGCTGTCGACCAGCTCTTCACAAACCGCATCCCCGAGCGTGTCAACGACGCAGCTCAACGCTAACGTGCCCGGAAGCGAAGCACATGCTGGGCATGCAGGCGAGGCGGCCTCGATTGAGGAGAGGAAAGCTGCCGTCGTCTCGAAACGGCTTCGAATTCCTCTGCATGCCAGTCAGCTGCAGGTCATGGTCAGACTGTACGAGCGCATCCAGGACTACATCTTCAGACTCATGGCCACCGACTCGGTGCCGCGTTTCATCAAGGACGCACGTTTCATTCAGCTCGTCAGATCTGTGGAGGAGTACACCGAAGCTCTCGAGGCAGGACGCATTGATCCGCAGCAAAATGCGGGTCCAGCTGTAGGTCGAGCCGTCTTTGAAGCCATGCAGCTCAAGTCCGCCGATATGATTTCGCAGAAGAGCAACGATGGGCGCCCTTCGGTCGATTCGCGCTCCTCTTTGAGCCCTCAGAAGCCATCATCAAAGGCTGTGGCGGCTATACCAACACACGGCCGCGTTGCTAGTGGAGTGGCGGCGCCTTCTCCTAGCAATCCTTGA
- a CDS encoding putative 3-hydroxybutyryl-CoA dehydrogenase produces the protein MAATTVAHGVKTLGVVGAGQMGLGIAYVAALRAQIPSVLLCDASPAALEKGVSFFETLLKKDVSKGKIQQADADAARARLITVERLEDFASKGGNGAADMVIEAATENLTTKQKIFGTLASSLPLETILATNTSSISVTKIAASAVGVHVKPGSEEAWKSPARALGIHFFNPVPVMPLVELIPAIQTSADVVDRSRAFAQACGKEVTTSKDVPGFVSNRLLMPFINEAVMALEKGIASKEDIDKTLRLGMNHPMGPLTLADFIGLDTCLSIMETLYRETADSKYRPAVLLGRMVDAGWYGKKSGKGFYDYAAK, from the exons ATGGCTGCCACAACCGTAGCTCATGGTGTCAAGACACTCGGCGTCGTGGGTGCAGGCCAGATGGGTCTTGGCATCGCTTACGTTGCCGCCTTGCGTGCGCAGATCCCCTCGGTGCTCCTCTGCGACGCGTCTCCAGCAGCCTTGGAAAAGGGTGTGAGCTTTTTTGAGACGCTACTCAAGAAGGATGTCAGCAAGGGCAAGATTCAACAagctgatgctgacgctgcaCGAGCACGCCTCATCACGGTGGAAAGGTTGGAAGATTTCGCCAGCAAAGGAGGAAACGGTGCCGCTGACATGGTCATCGAGGCAGCAACCGAGAACTTGACGACCAAGCAAAAGATCTTTGGTACGCTTGCATCGAGTTTGCCACTCGAGACTATCCTGGCTACCAACACGAGCAGTATCAGCGTCACCAAGATTGCCGCTAGTGCAGTGGGCGTGCATGTCAAACCTGGTTCGGAAGAGGCTTGGAAGAGCCCTGCTAGA GCGTTGGGCATCCACTTCTTCAATCCGGTCCCCGTCATGcctctcgtcgagctcattCCGGCTATCCAAACCAGCGCTGATGTAGTGGACCGTTCGCGAGCGTTTGCACAGGCGTGCGGCAAAGAGGTGACCACGTCAAAGGATGTGCCCGGCTTTGTCTCGAATCGTCTGCTCATGCCGTTCATCAACGAAGCCGTCATGGCGCTCGAAAAGGGCATTGCGTCCAAGGAGGACATCGACAAGACTCTGCGTTTGGGTATGAACCATCCCATGGGCCCATTGACACTCGCCGATTTCATTGGCCTCGACACTTGCCTCAGCATCATGGAGACGCTTTACAGGGAAACGGCTGACAGCAAGTACCGACCCGCCGTCCTACTCGGCCGCATGGTCGACGCTGGCTGGTACGGCAAGAAAAGCGGAAAG GGTTTCTACGACTACGCGGCCAAGTAA
- a CDS encoding uncharacterized protein (related to ARL3 - ADP-ribosylation factor-like protein, member of the arf-sar family in the ras superfamily), whose translation MYHLITGLYAEWTKKARFNVLMVGPSGVGKSCLLEKIKSLYLQRTALPPNKIAPTVGQNVLEVTLPNMHLHFWDLGGSASVRALWSKYYDESDAIVWVVDARHFLALDAHKQKQQQGDIKGKGKASEPDAGSEAYNARESSWKLLSQLLIDPSLEGRPILIVANKTDDCGSISPDFARTIKSWFAEKITHTDADPADATSKLSLQLPIHNGNVFADDEEESYRSPVAAGSRLNDKEYEWDVILASAIEGTGVHDAVDWLSFRVQGSQAGVR comes from the exons atgtATCACCTCATCACTGGCCTGTATGCCGAATGGACAAAAAAAGCGCGGTTCAACGTGCTGATGGTCGGACCATCAGGCGTCGGCAAGTCCTGTCTTCTGGAAAAGATCAAAAGCCTCTACCTCCAACGCACAGCTCTACCACCGAATAAGATCGCCCCAACTGTGGGTCAGAATGTGCTCGAAGTGACACTTCCGAACATGCATTTGCATTTTTGGGATCTGGGCGGTTCCGCGTCCGTGCGCGCGCTTTGGAGCAAGTACTACGACGAATCAGACGCCATTGTCTGGGTCGTGGATGCGCGGCACTTtctcgctctcgatgcACACAAGCAGAAACAACAGCAAGGAGACATCAAgggcaaaggcaaagctAGTGAGCCTGATGCAGGGTCTGAAGCATATAACGCTCGCGAGTCATCCTGGAAGCTTTTGTCCCAATTGTTGATAGATCCAAGCCTAGAAGGTCGTCCCATACTGATTGTAGCGAACAAAACCGACGACTGCGGGTCAATATCACCCGACTTTGCGCGCACCATCAAGAGTTGGTTCGCCGAGAAGATAACACATACAGATGCTGATCCGGCAGACGCGACATCCAAATTGTCACTGCAACTTCCGATACATAACGGAAACGTTTTtgccgacgatgaagaagagTCCTACCGCTCACCAGTCGCGGCAGGCTCAAGACTGAACGACAAGGAGTACGAATGGGACGTGATCCTTGCAAGCGCAATCGAAGG CACTGGGGTTCACGATGCGGTAGATTGGCTCTCGTTTCGCGTGCAAGGGTCACAAGCCGGGGTTAGATGA